Within Thermococcus indicus, the genomic segment GGATGAGCGTGAAGGTGAAGAACACGTTGAGGTTCCTGACGATGGAGTAGAACCACCTGGCCCTCTTGAAGATGTACTCAGATACCAGAAGCGTTGCGGCTATGAACGCGAATATCTTGACCGTCAGTATTCCAAAGGAAGCCGCGTCGAGCCCCCCTCCCGCCAGGGCGGTGATTATGCCTATGAGGTAAACCGCCATTATGTCGTCGGCAAAGGCTGCCCCCATGAGTATTGAGGAGACCTCGCGCTTCACCCTCTCCCTGACTAGGACGCCGCTGGTTACCTCTATTGCGGTGTTTCCGAGGGTCACTCCTATGAATATCGCGGCCGTAGTCCCCTTGCCGAAGGCCTCGACCGTGAGAAAGCCCAGGGCGAAGGAGAACGCCACGCCAAGGGCCGCGACGACCACCGCCTTCTTGGTGTTCTGGGCTATGGCCGAGAAGTTGCTCGTCAGCCCCATGTAGAGCATCATCATTATCAGTCCGAACTCAGCTAAAACCGCCAGGTCCTCGGTCGGCTCGATGACCCCGAGAACGAAGGGCCCCAGGAGTATTCCCGTGAGGACGTGGGCTATTATCGGGTGTATCTCCACCCTCTCAAAGAGCCACTCTATGCTCTTAGCCGTGACGAGAAGAATTGCTAGAGCAGCGAGAAAGTCCACTTCACTCCCCCCTCGTCAGCAGGGCCGCAAGCAGCCAGAGCACCATGAGTATTATCGCCAGTACGGCCGCGATTCCAGCGGCCCCCCTGCTTGTTCCGAATATTATCGGAACCGGGCCTATCATTATCACTCCCCCGCCCTCGACCTCCCCTTCGCCGCCGAGGGCAGAGACAAGGGTGCCTATGAAGACCAGCATGAAGCCGATGAATATCAGCGCCATCCCGCTCAGTATCAGCGTTTTCCCATCCATACGGTATGGGCTTCCAGTTTATCTTTTAAAACTTAGCGCTGGTACCCAAAGGGTTAAAACGACCCGTGGGGATTCTTTAATATGCTTGTGCTCGTTGACCTCGACGACACGCTCTGCAACACCTGGGAGGCCGGCAGGTACAGCGTTCTCCGTCTCATACCCTACCTCCTTAGGCGGAGGAAGTTCAGGGCGTTCTTCTACATTCTCACAGCTAGATACCGCGAGCTGGAGCAGTCGCGGGAGATTCATACCCTTGACTTCGACAAGATGGTGGAGAAGGTGATGGGTAAGGTCTACGCCAGAATCAGCCCGGACGAGTTGGACGAGATAACGGAACT encodes:
- a CDS encoding cation:proton antiporter; this encodes MDFLAALAILLVTAKSIEWLFERVEIHPIIAHVLTGILLGPFVLGVIEPTEDLAVLAEFGLIMMMLYMGLTSNFSAIAQNTKKAVVVAALGVAFSFALGFLTVEAFGKGTTAAIFIGVTLGNTAIEVTSGVLVRERVKREVSSILMGAAFADDIMAVYLIGIITALAGGGLDAASFGILTVKIFAFIAATLLVSEYIFKRARWFYSIVRNLNVFFTFTLILTFALAIIAEKVGLNQIIGAYLAGLTISRLRERKDPLVVTRIKLNELINDLQVVLTEFFIPLFFIYVGLMFNPPLADISLALIAALYLAAVMGKLIGCGLGARLFGLSWRDAVTIGLGMGGRGSLELAILTFGLSAGLIDQVLFASVIAVSMLTALTTPVFFKGYLKRAKA
- a CDS encoding TIGR00304 family membrane protein; this translates as MDGKTLILSGMALIFIGFMLVFIGTLVSALGGEGEVEGGGVIMIGPVPIIFGTSRGAAGIAAVLAIILMVLWLLAALLTRGE